A single genomic interval of Deltaproteobacteria bacterium harbors:
- a CDS encoding serine protease translates to MSRMKSIRYIAALVFLLTLGPARHALSAQPSPGSTPEIFKQFSEHVVKIEVVETGSAAKASLGTGFFADGRGRIVTNYHVISKLVHSPERYRLEITDVAGQTGAATILGVDVVYDLAVLRSERRPKSFLALDSKAVEQGTRLYSLGHPRDLGLTIVEGTHNGLLKHTLYPKIHFTGSLNPGMSGGPTLTQSGKVVGINVATEGNQISFLVPAERAAILLERTAKTDNPAPASFLTEVGQQILANQTRYLAGMFEASSARVALGPYDLPTKPAEFFHCWADAVRRKELPYVSVSHDCSTDDYIFVSSEQSSGIVRFFHQLLSTDELNPLRFFTLYAGQFQAGNAAMFGNEEEVTPFRCQTRNVIGNGGKLKTVLCARQYLKLPGLYDAIFKAAPLGSRNAGLVTTLSLSGVSFDNVQGISRRYLENIKWRR, encoded by the coding sequence ATGTCTAGGATGAAATCGATTCGTTACATCGCCGCGCTGGTTTTTTTACTGACGTTGGGGCCGGCGCGGCACGCGCTCTCCGCTCAACCGTCGCCGGGCAGCACGCCGGAAATCTTCAAGCAGTTTTCCGAGCATGTAGTAAAGATCGAAGTGGTCGAGACCGGTTCGGCGGCCAAGGCTTCGCTGGGCACGGGTTTTTTCGCCGACGGGCGCGGCCGCATCGTGACCAACTATCATGTCATTTCAAAACTGGTTCACTCTCCCGAGCGCTATCGACTCGAGATCACCGATGTCGCGGGCCAAACCGGCGCGGCGACGATTCTCGGCGTCGATGTAGTATATGACTTAGCCGTGCTGCGCTCGGAGCGCCGGCCGAAGAGCTTTCTCGCGTTGGATTCCAAAGCGGTGGAGCAGGGGACGCGGCTCTATTCTCTCGGCCATCCGCGCGATCTCGGCTTGACCATCGTCGAAGGCACGCATAACGGTCTGCTCAAACATACGCTCTACCCGAAGATTCATTTTACCGGTTCGCTCAATCCCGGCATGAGCGGCGGGCCGACGCTTACTCAATCGGGAAAAGTCGTCGGCATCAACGTCGCCACCGAAGGCAATCAGATCAGTTTTCTCGTGCCCGCCGAACGCGCGGCGATCTTGCTCGAACGCACGGCCAAGACCGACAATCCGGCGCCGGCGAGTTTTCTCACCGAAGTCGGGCAGCAGATTCTCGCCAATCAGACGCGCTATCTCGCCGGCATGTTCGAAGCGAGTTCGGCGCGGGTGGCGCTCGGCCCCTACGATTTGCCGACCAAGCCGGCGGAATTTTTTCACTGCTGGGCCGACGCGGTGCGGCGCAAGGAGCTGCCCTATGTGTCGGTCAGTCATGATTGTTCGACCGACGATTATATTTTCGTGTCGAGCGAACAGTCCTCGGGCATCGTTCGCTTCTTTCATCAACTATTGTCCACAGACGAACTCAATCCGCTGCGCTTTTTCACGCTTTACGCCGGTCAATTTCAAGCCGGCAATGCGGCGATGTTCGGCAACGAAGAAGAAGTCACGCCATTTCGCTGCCAGACGCGCAACGTCATCGGCAACGGCGGCAAGCTCAAAACCGTGCTGTGCGCGCGCCAATATCTCAAACTGCCGGGTTTGTATGACGCCATCTTCAAAGCCGCGCCGCTCGGTTCGCGCAACGCCGGCCTGGTGACGACGCTGAGTTTGTCCGGCGTGAGCTTCGACAATGTGCAAGGGATCAGCCGGCGCTATCTGGAGAACATCAAGTGGCGCCGTTAG
- a CDS encoding FHA domain-containing protein, protein MAPLGYIETLDAKGQVIERHGIEAWPLNIGRAYSNQIILNDAFVCPMHLALALNEQGKLLARDLDSVNGLHDNADARISTLELQSGTQFRIGHTTLRYCSIDHPLAPTALDGREKVSRLVSPYAAIAVGLLALVMFGLESFMSSVARVKAINIISEPLPMIGTLLGWAGLWALASRIVVSRFHFPQHVTIAGSAVIGFTLLSLWAEWLEFFFPALPVLWSAALFGSGLILAALVYGHLGFASPLRRRSRLWTALIISGLMIGMNGLNDYAARSKFSTVMDYNGILKPVDAGWVPAVSLEQFFTNSQKLKTELDNLARKAKATP, encoded by the coding sequence GTGGCGCCGTTAGGTTACATTGAAACTCTCGACGCCAAAGGGCAGGTGATCGAGCGCCACGGCATTGAAGCCTGGCCGCTCAACATCGGCCGTGCTTATAGCAATCAGATTATTCTCAACGACGCTTTTGTTTGTCCGATGCATTTGGCACTGGCGCTGAACGAGCAGGGAAAATTGCTGGCGCGCGATCTCGATAGCGTTAACGGCTTGCACGACAATGCCGATGCGCGGATTTCAACGCTAGAGCTGCAATCGGGAACTCAGTTCCGCATCGGCCATACAACTCTACGCTATTGCAGTATCGATCATCCGCTGGCGCCGACGGCGCTCGATGGTCGTGAAAAAGTGTCGCGCTTGGTTTCGCCGTACGCTGCCATCGCGGTCGGGTTGTTGGCTCTTGTCATGTTCGGTCTGGAATCTTTCATGTCCAGCGTAGCGCGGGTGAAAGCGATCAATATCATCAGCGAACCTCTGCCGATGATCGGCACGCTGCTCGGTTGGGCCGGGTTGTGGGCGTTGGCGAGCCGGATCGTGGTCAGCCGTTTTCATTTTCCCCAGCATGTGACCATCGCCGGCAGCGCTGTGATCGGCTTCACGTTGCTCAGCCTATGGGCCGAATGGTTGGAATTTTTCTTTCCCGCGCTGCCGGTGCTTTGGTCGGCGGCGCTGTTCGGTTCTGGATTGATCCTTGCCGCTTTGGTCTACGGCCATCTCGGTTTCGCTTCACCTCTGCGCCGGCGCTCGCGCCTGTGGACGGCGTTGATCATTAGCGGCTTGATGATCGGCATGAACGGGCTCAACGATTACGCCGCGCGCAGCAAGTTTTCCACGGTGATGGACTACAATGGCATTCTCAAACCGGTGGACGCGGGATGGGTGCCGGCAGTTTCTTTAGAGCAATTTTTTACCAACAGCCAGAAATTGAAAACCGAGTTGGACAACCTGGCGCGCAAAGCGAAGGCGACGCCGTAG
- a CDS encoding LLM class flavin-dependent oxidoreductase, whose translation MIFDVEINSAAHYPAQEVPGLIEVAEQAGFGAFWKGESNSTDPFVMLSAVASRTKKIKLGTAIYHIYGRSPVTLGIQSATLQDLSGGRLLLGLGVANKAIAGWHGGVFDRPLKRAHEYIDVTRKVARGERVEYEGEIYNTGKRFQLSWKPSFPDVPVYLAGLGPQMTKLVGKIADGIVINMATPAKVKEIVARVHEGAREAGRDPSKIEIIAKSRVSLNPDKNLARAKLRQVLTFYNIADHYSDMLRGMGFDKEVSAIHEAFQKGGFKAAMGALTDEYMDKLPVVPASDVREIKEKMKAFEEVGVTRMVIPYVPVTEPVVEDARRFFEAWGNS comes from the coding sequence ATGATTTTCGACGTTGAGATAAATTCCGCCGCCCATTATCCGGCGCAGGAGGTGCCGGGGTTGATCGAGGTGGCGGAGCAAGCCGGCTTCGGCGCGTTTTGGAAAGGCGAATCGAACAGCACGGATCCATTTGTCATGCTGTCGGCGGTGGCGAGCCGGACCAAGAAAATTAAATTGGGCACGGCGATCTATCATATCTACGGCCGCAGTCCGGTGACCCTCGGCATTCAATCAGCGACGCTGCAAGATTTATCCGGTGGCCGCTTGCTGCTCGGACTCGGCGTCGCCAACAAGGCGATCGCCGGTTGGCATGGCGGCGTGTTCGACCGGCCATTGAAGCGCGCGCACGAATATATCGACGTCACGCGCAAAGTCGCCCGCGGCGAGCGCGTCGAATACGAGGGCGAGATTTACAATACCGGCAAACGCTTTCAGCTTTCCTGGAAACCGAGTTTTCCCGACGTGCCGGTTTACTTGGCGGGGTTAGGGCCGCAGATGACCAAACTGGTTGGCAAGATCGCCGACGGCATCGTCATCAATATGGCGACGCCGGCCAAAGTCAAAGAGATCGTCGCCCGCGTCCACGAAGGCGCGCGCGAAGCCGGCCGCGATCCGAGCAAGATCGAGATCATCGCTAAGTCGCGGGTCTCATTGAACCCCGACAAGAATCTTGCCCGCGCCAAGCTGCGCCAGGTGCTGACCTTCTATAACATCGCCGATCATTACAGCGACATGCTGCGCGGCATGGGCTTCGACAAAGAAGTGAGCGCGATCCACGAAGCGTTTCAAAAGGGCGGCTTCAAAGCGGCGATGGGCGCGTTGACCGACGAGTATATGGATAAACTGCCCGTCGTGCCGGCCAGCGATGTGCGCGAGATCAAAGAGAAGATGAAAGCCTTCGAAGAGGTCGGCGTGACCCGCATGGTGATTCCCTACGTGCCGGTGACCGAACCGGTAGTGGAAGACGCGCGGAGATTTTTCGAGGCGTGGGGGAACAGCTAG